A stretch of the Capra hircus breed San Clemente chromosome 10, ASM170441v1, whole genome shotgun sequence genome encodes the following:
- the FBXL22 gene encoding F-box and leucine-rich protein 22 — protein sequence MHITQLNRECLLHLFSFLDKDSRKNLARTCPQLQDVFEDPALWPLLHFRSLTELKKDNFLLSPALRSLSICWHSSRVQVCSIEDWLKSALQRNICSRHESLVNDFLLQVCDRCPNLASVTLSGCGHVTDDCLARLLRCCPRLRALHLENCARVTNRTLTAVAAHGRALQTLHVDFCRNVSAAGLRRLRAACPRLTLRAEHSAAMIPDQLPRGPHAPGAALRKLLLR from the exons ATGCACATCACCCAGCTCAATCGGGAGTGCCTGCTGCACCTCTTCTCCTTCCTGGACAAGGACAGTAGGAAGAACCTTGCCAGGACCTGCCCCCAGCTCCAGGACGTGTTTGAGGACCCTGCACTCTGGCCCCTGCTGCACTTTCGTTCCCTCACAGAACTCAAGAAGGACAACTTCCTCCTGAGCCCGGCACTCAGGAGCCTCTCCATCTGCTGGCACTCCAGCCGCGTGCAGGTGTGCAGCATCGAGGACTGGCTCAAGAGCGCCCTCCAGAGGAATATCTGCAGCCGGCACGAGAGCCTAGTCaatgatttcctcctccaggtgtgcGACAG GTGCCCCAACCTGGCATCCGTCACGCTGTCTGGCTGCGGCCACGTCACCGACGACTGCCTGGCTCGTCTGCTGCGCTGCTGCCCGCGCCTGCGCGCGCTGCACCTGGAGAACTGCGCGCGCGTCACCAACCGCACGCTGACGGCCGTGGCGGCGCACGGGCGCGCGCTGCAGACGCTGCACGTGGACTTCTGCCGCAACGTGAGCGCGGCCGGCTTGAGGCGTCTGCGCGCCGCGTGTCCGCGCTTGACGCTGCGCGCCGAGCACAGCGCCGCCATGATCCCGGACCAGCTCCCGCGCGGCCCGCACGCGCCCGGCGCCGCCCTCCGCAAGTTGCTTTTGCGCTAG